The Sebastes fasciatus isolate fSebFas1 chromosome 13, fSebFas1.pri, whole genome shotgun sequence genome includes a region encoding these proteins:
- the akt1s1 gene encoding uncharacterized protein akt1s1, with amino-acid sequence MASITQSSEPEIPDNHKESWLALLSAAETYCQKSGCDLAILTACKKFRSLAGGGDGMRKRDSSSAFPKECDFSYNVWGQGFLAESARRYMDDIGVLHSTTMLTTQKHTRQAGREGGTKLVVDLTSDPVHRGSFTGDGGVGGVSPNSRLYSQSYPSIYSPGAGTGQGGGQNDNGEREREKGALEAEQSRQRSVIEDLEEECEDEEEEEEEEDMDERRPYGNESAGVFSMDEDSLSRDCEPFFESDGEEESTDGSLSEDAPPPTRGMSMGLPAYSSRHANPMALARSLPVSVPVWGCRGGRAQGEGNSGERVGVADLDHIAASMKALLAPGANDGTEMFGALPRPRLNTGDFSLKH; translated from the exons ATGGCCTCCATCACCCAGTCATCCGAGCCCGAGATCCCAGACAACCACAAAGAGAGCTGGCTGGCGCTACTTTCTGCTGCGGAAACGTATTGCCAAAAGTCTGGCTGCGACCTGGCTATACTTACAGCGTGTAAGAAGTTCCGGTCATTGGCTGGAGGCGGAGATGGGATGAGGAAACGGGATAGCAGCAGTGCCTTTCCTAAGGAGTGTGATTTCTCCTACAATGTATGGGGTCAAGGGTTTCTGGCCGAGTCGGCGCGCCGCTATATGGATGACATCGGCGTGCTGCACTCCACGACCATGCTAACAACCCAAAAGCACACACGCCaggcggggagagagggaggaaccAAGCTGGTGGTtgacctgacctctgaccctgtaCACAGGGGG AGCTTTACAGGAGATGGCGGGGTGGGCGGAGTCAGTCCCAATAGCAGACTGTATTCCCAAAGCTACCCGTCGATCTACAGCCCAGGAGCTGGGACCGGGCAGGGCGGCGGGCAGAATGACAACGGAGAGAGGGAACGGGAGAAGGGTGCGCTGGAGGCCgagcagagcagacagaggtCTGTGATTGAGGACTTGGAAGAAGAGTGtgaggacgaggaagaggaggaggaggaggaggacatggATGAGAGGAGACCCTACGGGAATGAAAGTGCTG GTGTCTTCTCCATGGACGAGGACTCTCTGTCAAGGGACTGCGAGCCGTTCTTCGAGTCCGacggggaggaggagagcacTGATG GCTCTCTGAGCGAGGATGCTCCTCCGCCGACGCGTGGCATGTCTATGGGTCTGCCTGCGTACTCGTCCCGTCATGCCAACCCCATGGCTCTGGCCCGCTCGCTGCCTGTATCTGTGCCCGTGTGGGGCTGCAGAGGAGGCAGAGCTCAAGGAGAAGGCAACAGTGGAGAACGG GTGGGCGTTGCTGACCTGGATCACATCGCTGCCAGTATGAAGGCCCTGCTGGCCCCCGGAGCCAACGATGGGACGGAAATGTTTGGGGCCCTGCCTCGGCCCCGTCTCAACACAGGGGACTTCTCCCTCAAGCACTGA
- the ccndx gene encoding cyclin Dx, translated as MEGGGQRATDRGMSVSLWCEEVEDDQSQDKGQDQSPTEPQAQGHIVGSSQLRAAWDPSVSGHRVIQRLLHVEERYMPSMLYITLIQREPERREELAKWALEVCCESGCDEAVFPLSVSLMDRFLSASLSIPVSPYCLAAGCILIASKLTECDNVTADMLCAAAEYSFQPSNLREMERVILATLRWDTAAVTPQDFLPHFLASMGERGDGHSGDSEEGLLSTLRRHSDTLAAMCACDSRFLGATPSLVAAASLNCALRGLGTKGPVQLAVMSEALAKLCQADLVVLECYSDMIEYALRQRLRSGLQQGPMEKDEEVETERPGTPTDMREIDF; from the exons ATGGAGGGCGGGGGGCAGAGGGCCACAG ACAGAGgcatgtctgtgtctctgtggtgtgaggaggtggaggatgaCCAGAGTCAGGACAAGGGTCAGGACCAGAGCCCGACTGAGCCCCAGGCCCAGGGCCACATCGTGGGCTCGTCTCAGCTGCGAGCCGCCTGGGACCCCAGCGTGTCCGGGCACCGTGTGATCCAGAGGCTGCTCCATGTGGAGGAGAGGTACATGCCCTCCATGCTCTACATCACCCTCATCCAGCGGGAGCCAGAGCGCAGGGAGGAGCTCGCCAAATGGGCCCTGGAG gtGTGCTGTGAGAGTGGCTGTGATGAGGCTGTGTtccccctgtctgtctctctgatgGACAGGTTCCTGTCTGCCTCTTTGTCTATACCTGTCTCACCGTACTGCCTGGCTGCTGGATGCATCCTCATCGCCTCCAAACTCACAGAGTGTGACAACGTCACGGCTGACATGCTCTGTGCTGCAGCTGAATACAGCTTCCAGCCGTCCAACCTGCGG GAGATGGAGCGTGTCATCCTCGCCACCCTCCGGTGGGACACAGCAGCAGTGACTCCGCAGGACTTCCTCCCACATTTTCTTGCCTCCAtgggggagagaggagatggacaCAGCGGTGACTCTGAGGAGGGGCTGCTCTCCACCCTGCGGCGGCACAGCGACACGCTGGCGGCCATGTGTGCATGTGACTCCCGCTTTCTGGGAGCAACACCGTCACTTGTTGCTGCAGCATCACTAAACTGTGCTCTGAGGGGCCTGGGCACCAAGGGGCCCGTTCAGCTGGCTGTGATGAGTGAAGCACTGGCGAAGCTCTGCCAGGCTGACCTG GTAGTGCTGGAGTGCTACAGTGACATGATCGAATATGCCCTCCGACAGCGGCTGAGGAGTGGACTCCAGCAGGGCCCCATGGAGAAAGATGAAGAGGTGGAGACCGAAAGGCCCGGGACACCTACTGACATGAGAGAGATTGATTTCTAA
- the tbc1d17 gene encoding TBC1 domain family member 17 translates to MTSHLGAGLSIIRKYDVTFILENRSRARGDGKMEQNVPDYKLIFEKEGVYLHTNAKRSNQDTTIPGFIRIVERAGVPALEWSPLEDEGRSAPAVLYTKKDGEGGEEDTNFDPGYEPDWAVISTVKKDREHVPVKDSGQWSFSLPLSELYSLRRARFSLGRNFLVLTSRGGHPLPALHFHRGGTRELFRALHRYIILDQSPVDGRLFLAYPQDPGALSQSFDKLQLLDDGGADLVSRFIQDPYATTFGGFSKVTNFFKAALRPPGSPAHLRNAQDPNLPHQSDDEPGFELINCGVELGPRPNVTRGQPLNKWDEFLDPEGRVKNPEKIRELVFRGGVTPSLRKEVWKFLLGFYPWNSTFKEREDILRYKTDEYFRMKVQWKSVSEEQEMRNSLLRGYRSLIERDVSRTDRHNTFFSGNDNPGLTLLHDVLMTYCMYNFDLGYVQGMSDLLSPLLFITQNEVESFWCLTGFMELVHQNFEESQEAMKQQLLQLSILLKALDPELCDFLDSQDSGSLCFCFRWLLIWFKREFSFEDILIMWEVLWSRLPCDNFHLLIACSILESQRGELIGSDHDFNTILKHINELTMKLDLQTVLEGAEAIYLQLTQCKEIPLKVLQVLGLYVPSSSEEDSPDSQASETQRLLCESQAGAAASDSACVPTSP, encoded by the exons ATGACGTCCCATTTGGGGGCGGGGCTTTCCATAATCAGGAAGTATGACGTaacatttattttggaaaatcGAAGTCGAGCCAGAGGTGACGGAAAAATGGAGCAAAACGTTCCTGATTATAag CTGATATTTGAGAAGGAGGGAGTGTACCTCCACACAAATGCCAAGCGGAGTAACCAGGACACAACTATCCCAGGGTTCATCCGCATTGTTGAACGG GCCGGTGTGCCAGCTTTAGAGTGGAGCCCGCTAGAGGATGAGGGTCGCAGTGCCCCTGCTGTACTCTACACCAAAAAG GATggagaaggaggggaggaggataCGAACTTTGACCCCGGGTATGAGCCAGACTGGGCAGTTATCAGCACAGTGAAGAAAGATCGAGAACACGTCCCAGTCAAAGACTCAG GTCAGTGGTcgttctctctgcctctctcagaGCTATACTCTCTTCGGAGGGCTCGGTTCTCTTTGGGGCGAAACTTCCTGGTGCTGACTAGCCGAGGGGGCCACCCACTGCCTGCTCTGCACTTCCACAGAGGAGGAACCAGGGAGCTGTTTAGGGCCCTGCACCGTTACATCATCTTGGACCA GTCACCAGTTGACGGGCGGCTCTTCCTTGCCTACCCTCAGGACCCAGGCGCGCTCTCTCAGTCCTTCGATAAGCTGCAGCTCCTCGATGATGGAGGCGCCGATCTTGTTTCG AGATTTATCCAGGACCCATACGCCACTACATTTGGTGGATTCTCCAAAGTCACCAATTTCTTCAAGGCGGCACTTCGACCTCCAGGGTCGCCCGCCCACCTACGTAATGCTCAGGATCCTAATTTGCCCCACCAGTCCGACGACGAGCCCGGCTTCGAACTCATCAACTGT GGGGTAGAGCTTGGTCCCAGACCAAACGTAACCAGGGGACAACCGCTGAACAAATGGGACGAGTTTCTGGATCCAGAGGGGCGAGTGAAGAACCCAGAGAAGATCAGAGAGCTCGTATTCAGAGGG GGTGTCACACCCTCCCTGAGGAAGGAGGTGTGGAAGTTCCTCCTGGGCTTTTATCCGTGGAACAGCACTTTCAAGGAAAGAGAGGACATTCTGCGCTACAAAAC ggaCGAGTACTTCAGAATGAAGGTGCAGTGGAAGTCGGTCAGTGAAGAGCAGGAGATGAGGAACTCCCTCCTCAGAGGATACAGAAGCCTGATAG AGAGAGATGTCAGCAGGACAGACCGACACAATACGTTCTTCTCTGGGAACGATAATCCAGGACTGACTCTGCTGCACGATGTGCTGATGACATACTGCATGTACAACTTTGATCTTG GTTATGTCCAGGGGATGAGTgacctcctttctcctctcctgttcATCACCCAGAACGAGGTGGAGTCCTTCTGGTGTCTGACAGGCTTCATGGAGCTGGTG CACCAGAACTTTGAAGAGTCTCAGGAGGCCATGAAGCAGCAGCTCCTTCAGCTCAGTATCctgctgaaggctctggacCCGGAGCTATGTGACTTCCTGG ACTCTCAGGACAGCGGCTCTCTGTGCTTCTGTTTCCGCTGGCTGCTCATCTGGTTCAAGAGAGAGTTTTCCTTTGAGGACATCCTTATCATGTGGGAG GTCCTCTGGAGTCGTCTGCCATGTGACAACTTCCACCTGCTGATCGCCTGTTCAATCCTGGAGtcccagagaggagagctgatTGGCTCAGACCACGACTTTAACACTATTCTCAAG CACATTAATGAGCTGACGATGAAGTTGGACCTGCAGACTGTTCTGGAAGGAGCAGAGGCCATCTACCTACAGCTGACTCAGTGCAAG gAGATTCCCCTGAAAGTGCTGCAGGTCCTGGGTCTCTACGTCCCCTCCAGCTCCGAGGAGGACAGCCCGGACTCCCAGGCCAGCGAGACACAACGCCTCCTCTGCGAGTCCCAGGCAGGAGCTGCTGCCTCTGATTCAGCATGCGTTCCCACCTCTCCTTAA